The Phycisphaeraceae bacterium genome has a window encoding:
- a CDS encoding superoxide dismutase → MAFTLPALPYPSNALEPHIDARTMEIHHGKHHNAYVTNLNNAIAGQAALESKTIEQLCADLNAVPESIRAAVRNNGGGHYNHSLFWTIMSSPASGGGGKPSGDLAHAIDKHFGSFDAFKEQFAKAATTRFGSGWAWLGVKTDGSLCVCSTANQDNPLMKGVVDCLCTPILGLDVWEHAYYLNYQNRRPDYIAAWWNVVNWSAVAKRYEAARRQPVGV, encoded by the coding sequence ATGGCCTTCACGCTTCCCGCCCTGCCGTACCCCTCCAACGCCCTCGAGCCGCACATCGACGCCCGCACGATGGAGATCCATCACGGCAAGCACCACAACGCGTACGTGACGAATCTGAACAACGCCATCGCGGGTCAGGCCGCGCTGGAGTCGAAAACCATTGAGCAGCTCTGCGCCGACCTGAACGCCGTGCCGGAGTCCATTCGCGCCGCGGTGCGCAACAACGGCGGGGGGCACTACAACCACTCGCTGTTCTGGACCATCATGAGCAGTCCCGCGTCAGGCGGAGGCGGCAAGCCCTCGGGCGATCTGGCGCACGCCATCGACAAGCACTTCGGCTCGTTCGACGCCTTCAAGGAGCAGTTCGCCAAGGCGGCGACGACGCGATTCGGCTCCGGCTGGGCATGGCTGGGCGTCAAGACCGACGGCTCGCTGTGCGTGTGCTCCACGGCCAACCAGGACAACCCGCTGATGAAGGGCGTGGTGGACTGCCTCTGCACGCCGATCCTGGGTCTGGACGTGTGGGAGCACGCCTACTACCTCAACTACCAGAACCGCCGCCCGGACTACATCGCCGCGTGGTGGAACGTGGTGAACTGGTCCGCGGTGGCCAAGCGGTACGAGGCCGCGCGACGTCAGCCCGTGGGCGTGTGA
- a CDS encoding diadenylate cyclase, with protein MFRNIDQILRRFSSYPWYEVLVEIVLIAACMYLALRFLRGTRGAGVVKGVAFILIILTLGIRVLGGVTDAFTRLNFLYGKFMGLVAIMLIVVFQPELRRALVRLGEAPLLRRSHRAVQPVVEAVAEAAAFLSKSQFGALIAIARQGTLEPYAATGVALNANVSSQLLQSIFWPNNPLHDLGVVIQGGRVLAAGVQFPLIEEGAVPPDLGSRHRAGLGLSAETDCLVVIVSEETGRISIAEGGRLERDIPRDGLKDVLLRRLHAGVTAPAASGHAPEDGLVDAADTPDSARGDAVTRRSEAA; from the coding sequence ATGTTCCGCAACATCGATCAGATCCTGCGCCGATTCAGTTCGTACCCGTGGTACGAGGTGTTGGTGGAGATCGTGCTGATCGCCGCGTGCATGTATCTGGCGCTGCGTTTCCTTCGCGGTACGCGCGGGGCGGGGGTGGTGAAAGGCGTGGCCTTCATTCTGATCATCCTCACGCTGGGCATCCGCGTGCTGGGCGGGGTGACGGACGCCTTCACACGGCTGAACTTCCTGTACGGCAAGTTCATGGGCCTGGTGGCGATCATGCTGATCGTGGTCTTCCAACCGGAGCTGCGCCGCGCCCTGGTGCGGCTGGGCGAGGCGCCGCTGCTGCGTCGCTCGCACCGCGCGGTGCAGCCGGTGGTCGAGGCGGTGGCGGAGGCGGCGGCGTTTCTGAGCAAGAGCCAGTTCGGCGCGCTGATCGCCATCGCGCGCCAGGGCACGCTTGAGCCGTACGCGGCGACCGGGGTGGCGCTCAACGCCAACGTGAGCAGCCAGCTGCTTCAGTCAATCTTCTGGCCTAACAATCCGCTGCACGATCTGGGAGTGGTGATCCAGGGGGGGCGCGTGCTCGCGGCGGGGGTGCAGTTTCCCCTGATCGAGGAGGGCGCGGTCCCTCCGGACCTCGGCTCGCGACACCGGGCGGGTCTGGGTCTGTCGGCCGAAACCGATTGTCTCGTGGTCATCGTGAGCGAGGAGACGGGCCGCATCAGCATCGCCGAGGGAGGTCGTCTGGAGCGCGACATCCCCCGCGATGGGCTGAAGGACGTACTGCTGCGGCGGCTGCATGCCGGCGTAACGGCGCCCGCGGCCAGCGGGCATGCACCGGAGGACGGCCTCGTGGACGCCGCCGACACCCCCGACTCGGCGCGAGGCGATGCGGTCACCCGGCGCTCGGAGGCCGCCTGA
- a CDS encoding aldo/keto reductase: MDRRHLGNSGLSVSPIGFGAFKIGRNVGTKYAASYDLPDDAAAERLLHGVLDLGVNLIDTAPAYGLSEERIGRFLSRRRDEFVLSTKAGEEFSPETGSRYDFSRGAIEASVERSRFRLRADVLDLVFIHSDGRDREIIEHSGAVDALRALKDRGVIRAIGFSGKTVDGARLAIAWADAIMVTYHVNDRSHESVIAEAASRGVGVVVKKGLASGMLTPDRAIPFVLGNPAVHSMVVGGLNLNHLRDNCRAATAALHAP, encoded by the coding sequence ATGGATCGCCGCCACCTCGGCAACTCGGGTCTGAGCGTTTCCCCCATCGGGTTCGGCGCGTTCAAGATCGGCCGCAACGTCGGGACGAAATACGCCGCGTCCTACGACCTGCCCGATGACGCCGCCGCGGAGCGCCTGCTGCACGGCGTGCTCGACCTGGGCGTCAACCTGATCGACACCGCCCCCGCCTACGGGCTGAGCGAGGAGCGCATCGGCCGGTTCCTGTCGAGGCGGCGTGACGAGTTCGTCCTGTCCACCAAGGCAGGCGAGGAGTTCTCGCCCGAAACCGGCTCGCGCTACGACTTCTCCCGCGGCGCCATCGAGGCAAGTGTTGAGCGCAGCCGCTTCCGACTCCGCGCGGACGTGCTCGACCTGGTGTTCATCCACTCCGACGGACGCGACCGGGAGATCATTGAGCACTCCGGCGCGGTGGACGCTCTGCGCGCGCTCAAGGATCGCGGCGTGATCCGGGCCATCGGCTTCTCCGGAAAGACCGTTGACGGCGCCCGGCTGGCGATCGCCTGGGCGGACGCCATCATGGTCACGTATCACGTCAACGATCGCTCGCACGAGTCGGTCATCGCCGAGGCGGCTTCGCGCGGCGTGGGCGTTGTGGTCAAGAAAGGGCTGGCGTCGGGCATGCTGACGCCCGACCGGGCGATTCCCTTCGTGCTCGGAAATCCCGCCGTCCACTCGATGGTGGTGGGCGGGCTCAATCTCAATCATCTGCGCGACAACTGCCGCGCGGCGACTGCGGCGCTTCATGCGCCGTGA
- a CDS encoding tyrosine--tRNA ligase translates to MTSFLEELRWRGQLHQTAGEGLEEHLRSPSQGGVMRVAYAGFDPTSDSLTIGNFIPAKALMHWQQCGHKPIVLMGGGTGLIGDPSGRESERTLMSREQVEANVASQRRILEKFLDFDRKRPNGAIIVNNADWLTTLGFLDVLRDVGKHFSVNEMIQRDSVRKRLEQRDHGISYTEFSYMLLQAYDFLHLFRTLGCTVQVGGADQYGNIVSGMDLIRREHAGAPDKGRAFGVTVPLVTRSDGKKMSKSEGTAIFMSDGTRDRTTPYAFYQFWINLPDADAVQWIMWYTLMPRDEVESLAAQQQQNPQDRPAQRALARHMTTLVHGTAETARIEAASRALFSGEVRELDAASLRMICQEIPHVAMPRDQVIGAPVVDLLVASGAAASKREAREFIQKAAVTVSGRPVSDPASTLLPDHVLPGGVALFRRGKKTWAAVMIRD, encoded by the coding sequence ATGACTTCGTTTCTCGAGGAACTGCGCTGGCGGGGCCAGCTTCATCAGACAGCAGGCGAGGGGCTGGAGGAGCATCTGCGATCGCCCTCGCAGGGCGGGGTGATGCGCGTCGCCTACGCCGGGTTCGACCCCACCTCCGACTCCCTCACCATCGGCAACTTCATCCCCGCCAAGGCCCTGATGCACTGGCAGCAGTGCGGACACAAGCCCATCGTGCTGATGGGCGGCGGCACGGGGCTGATCGGCGACCCGTCCGGACGCGAAAGCGAGCGCACGCTCATGTCGCGCGAGCAGGTGGAGGCGAACGTCGCCTCGCAGCGGCGCATCCTGGAGAAGTTCCTCGACTTCGACCGCAAGCGCCCCAACGGGGCCATCATCGTCAACAACGCCGACTGGCTGACAACCCTCGGCTTTCTTGACGTGCTGCGCGACGTGGGCAAGCACTTCTCGGTCAACGAGATGATTCAGCGCGACAGCGTCAGGAAGCGGCTGGAGCAGCGCGATCACGGCATCTCCTACACCGAGTTCTCCTACATGCTGCTGCAGGCGTACGACTTCCTGCATCTCTTCCGCACCCTGGGCTGCACCGTGCAGGTGGGCGGCGCAGACCAGTACGGCAACATCGTCTCGGGCATGGATCTGATCCGCCGCGAGCACGCCGGGGCCCCGGACAAGGGGCGCGCCTTCGGCGTCACCGTGCCGCTCGTCACGCGCTCGGACGGGAAGAAGATGAGCAAGTCCGAGGGGACGGCGATCTTCATGTCGGATGGCACGCGCGACCGAACCACCCCGTACGCCTTCTACCAGTTCTGGATCAACCTGCCCGACGCCGACGCGGTCCAGTGGATCATGTGGTACACGCTGATGCCCCGCGACGAGGTCGAATCGCTGGCGGCGCAGCAGCAGCAGAACCCGCAGGATCGCCCGGCTCAGCGCGCCCTGGCGCGGCACATGACCACGCTGGTGCATGGGACGGCGGAGACGGCGCGCATCGAAGCCGCCAGCCGGGCGCTCTTCTCCGGCGAGGTGCGCGAACTGGACGCGGCGTCGCTGCGCATGATCTGCCAGGAGATCCCACACGTCGCCATGCCGCGCGATCAGGTGATCGGCGCGCCGGTCGTGGATCTGCTGGTGGCGTCGGGCGCGGCGGCGTCCAAGCGCGAAGCCCGAGAGTTCATCCAGAAGGCCGCCGTCACCGTCAGCGGGCGACCCGTGTCCGACCCGGCTTCGACCCTGCTGCCGGACCACGTCCTGCCTGGCGGCGTGGCGCTCTTCCGACGCGGCAAGAAGACCTGGGCGGCCGTCATGATCCGGGACTGA
- a CDS encoding acetolactate synthase: MSQAVPGHTMQGYDAPSVRQFSVFLENKPGRLLDVVQLFDEAPDVQLCGFSVVEASDHAVVRMIPNNAEAARRLLRAHRLAFSEVDLLVLELSEGHTLTSLCLYLLGAELNIRFVYPLMLRPNGRPTIAIAVDDHVLAGQILRRKNFRLLGEGDLPCPSDSAGN, encoded by the coding sequence ATGAGCCAGGCAGTACCCGGACACACGATGCAGGGGTATGACGCCCCCAGCGTCAGGCAGTTCAGCGTCTTCCTCGAGAACAAACCGGGGCGGCTGCTGGACGTTGTTCAGTTGTTCGATGAAGCGCCGGATGTGCAGTTGTGCGGGTTCAGCGTGGTGGAGGCCTCCGACCACGCCGTGGTGCGGATGATCCCCAACAACGCCGAGGCCGCCCGTCGCCTGCTCCGCGCCCACCGGCTGGCGTTTTCTGAGGTCGATCTGCTGGTTCTCGAGCTTTCAGAGGGCCACACGCTCACGTCGCTGTGCCTGTACCTGCTGGGAGCCGAGCTGAACATTCGTTTCGTCTACCCGCTCATGCTGCGCCCAAACGGACGACCGACCATCGCCATCGCGGTGGATGACCACGTGCTGGCGGGGCAGATTCTCCGGCGCAAGAACTTCCGGTTGCTGGGCGAGGGCGACCTGCCGTGCCCGAGCGATTCGGCGGGGAACTGA
- a CDS encoding FAD-dependent oxidoreductase has translation MLTHGTIQLDAVILGGGVAGLWTLDELTRRGYAALLIEREALGAGQTVASQGIIHGGLKYSLAGLFSESARAIRDMPLIWRECLAGQREPRLTGTTVRSQFCHLWNTESVSSRLGMIGAKVGLRIRPVEVAPQERPPVLRDVPGTVARLDEQVIDPVSLMGDLLARNHARVIGPVPDGGIGIVPKFYGVDVLVQDGSRSASIHAPACIFAAGAGNADLRRLVDLPVQMMQRRPLHMVMARGERLPILNGHCVDGRRTRVTITSASDSVGRVIWQVGGQIAEDGVTMDEATLIAHACRESHEALGGFDPGPDVEWATYRVDRAEAATGSGVRPDDVFVRREGPFITAWPTKLALAPRVAERIAEALDRPRGEAAPSPEMIDWPRPPVAPPPWETAPRWIAATSATRV, from the coding sequence GTGCTGACGCATGGGACGATTCAACTCGATGCCGTCATCCTCGGCGGAGGGGTCGCCGGGCTGTGGACGCTGGATGAGCTGACCCGCCGGGGCTATGCGGCGCTGCTCATCGAGCGCGAAGCCCTCGGCGCCGGGCAGACCGTGGCCTCGCAGGGCATCATCCACGGCGGGCTGAAGTACTCGCTGGCGGGCCTGTTCAGCGAGTCGGCGCGGGCTATCCGCGACATGCCGCTCATCTGGCGCGAATGCCTGGCGGGTCAGCGCGAGCCGCGATTGACGGGCACCACCGTCCGCAGCCAGTTCTGCCACTTGTGGAACACCGAATCGGTTTCATCGCGGCTGGGCATGATCGGGGCGAAGGTGGGGCTGCGCATCAGGCCGGTCGAAGTCGCACCGCAGGAGCGTCCACCCGTTCTGCGCGACGTGCCCGGCACGGTGGCGCGGCTGGATGAGCAGGTGATCGACCCGGTGTCGCTGATGGGCGACCTGCTGGCGCGGAATCACGCGCGGGTCATCGGTCCCGTCCCCGACGGTGGGATCGGCATTGTTCCGAAGTTCTACGGCGTCGACGTTCTTGTGCAAGACGGTTCACGTTCGGCCTCGATCCATGCCCCCGCCTGCATCTTCGCCGCCGGGGCTGGCAACGCCGATCTGCGCCGTCTGGTCGATCTTCCGGTGCAAATGATGCAGCGCCGCCCGCTGCACATGGTGATGGCGCGAGGCGAACGGCTCCCCATCCTCAACGGCCACTGCGTGGATGGTCGGCGCACGCGCGTGACGATCACGAGCGCGTCCGACTCCGTCGGGCGCGTCATCTGGCAGGTGGGCGGCCAGATCGCGGAGGACGGCGTCACGATGGACGAGGCAACCCTCATCGCGCACGCCTGCCGGGAGAGCCACGAGGCGCTCGGCGGATTCGATCCCGGTCCGGATGTCGAGTGGGCGACCTACCGTGTGGACCGGGCCGAGGCCGCCACGGGGTCGGGCGTGCGGCCGGATGACGTGTTCGTGCGACGTGAAGGCCCGTTCATCACTGCGTGGCCCACGAAACTGGCATTGGCTCCGCGCGTGGCGGAGCGAATCGCCGAGGCGCTCGATCGACCGCGCGGCGAGGCCGCCCCCTCGCCCGAGATGATCGACTGGCCCCGCCCCCCCGTCGCCCCGCCCCCTTGGGAGACTGCTCCACGATGGATCGCCGCCACCTCGGCAACTCGGGTCTGA
- a CDS encoding LysM peptidoglycan-binding domain-containing protein — translation MSSGAKIGLLLALVIVGVVGAYFAFGPGSDGSPPLQANASHSESDPLSLEAPRGEPMRPVDPLVRRPDSPPAGDGGGPLTESVRDRLNATDQKPPFVIINRLAGASSGEDVLPVEPPSRGGAGGGAPGTLIGTDLPPIPPDDELPPRHADGGKDGWTPPPAEDESHDSPPADSTEPASPPRNDPTPVAPPARTPTDYVVQAGDNFWSIAEMWFGDGSRHHLIAAANPGVDSSKLRIGQTLKLPPKDAAAAPQPPTPTTPPPAQPGTYTVQPGDTLVSIARRLLKDESKWKQLYDANHRVIGANPDNLKVGMVLTIPR, via the coding sequence ATGTCGAGTGGCGCCAAGATCGGTCTCTTGCTGGCTCTGGTGATCGTCGGTGTGGTCGGGGCGTACTTCGCCTTCGGCCCAGGGTCGGATGGTTCACCCCCGCTTCAGGCCAATGCCTCGCACTCGGAGAGCGATCCGCTCTCGCTCGAGGCGCCGCGCGGCGAACCGATGCGCCCGGTTGACCCATTGGTGCGCAGGCCCGATTCGCCCCCGGCTGGTGATGGCGGCGGTCCGCTCACCGAGTCAGTTCGTGACCGCTTGAATGCGACAGATCAGAAGCCGCCATTCGTCATCATCAATCGTCTGGCCGGCGCTTCATCCGGCGAGGACGTGCTGCCGGTTGAGCCGCCATCAAGAGGGGGAGCGGGAGGCGGCGCGCCTGGCACATTGATCGGCACCGACCTGCCGCCCATTCCACCCGATGACGAACTTCCGCCGCGTCACGCCGACGGCGGCAAGGACGGGTGGACGCCGCCACCGGCGGAAGATGAGAGCCATGACTCACCGCCGGCTGATTCCACCGAGCCAGCGTCGCCGCCCCGGAACGATCCGACGCCCGTCGCACCGCCGGCGCGGACGCCGACGGACTACGTGGTTCAGGCGGGGGACAACTTCTGGTCGATCGCGGAGATGTGGTTCGGCGACGGCTCCCGGCATCACCTGATCGCCGCCGCCAACCCCGGCGTTGATTCATCCAAGCTGCGCATCGGACAGACGCTGAAACTGCCGCCCAAGGACGCCGCGGCAGCGCCGCAGCCCCCGACTCCGACCACTCCGCCCCCCGCCCAGCCGGGAACGTACACGGTTCAGCCGGGCGACACGCTGGTCTCCATTGCGCGGCGGCTGCTGAAGGACGAGTCGAAGTGGAAGCAGCTTTACGACGCCAATCATCGCGTGATCGGTGCGAACCCCGACAACCTCAAGGTCGGCATGGTGCTGACCATCCCGCGGTGA
- a CDS encoding ABC transporter substrate-binding protein produces the protein MTASTDGLHALRLGYSPDPDDAFMWWAIASPGESARLPTPPYRFQPVVADVQTLNDRAERVGDLEITGISAGAYPSVAGRYRVTCCGASFGIGYGPRLVARRPIGAEALARSGVRIASPGSRTTAALVTMLALDVGPERLTPVPFEQTIDRTLAGEFDAAIVIHEGQLTFERAGLHLVLDLGAWWEGETGLPLPLGLNVIRRDLDDQWGPGTIDAIERHLSASIEYGLSHRTAALKHASRFGRGISDADNDAFVRMYVNEMTRDMGDRGRQAIDALIAHGAARGLCPAVS, from the coding sequence ATGACCGCCTCGACTGATGGGCTTCACGCGCTCCGACTCGGCTACAGCCCCGATCCCGATGACGCCTTCATGTGGTGGGCCATCGCCTCGCCAGGGGAATCGGCTCGACTGCCGACGCCCCCCTACCGCTTCCAACCGGTCGTCGCCGACGTGCAGACCCTCAATGATCGCGCCGAGCGAGTCGGCGACCTGGAGATCACCGGCATCAGTGCGGGGGCGTACCCTTCCGTGGCCGGGCGATACCGCGTCACCTGCTGCGGCGCATCATTCGGCATCGGCTACGGTCCGCGACTGGTCGCCCGGCGACCCATCGGCGCCGAGGCGCTGGCCAGGTCGGGCGTGCGCATCGCCTCGCCCGGTTCGCGCACCACCGCCGCCCTCGTCACCATGCTGGCGCTTGACGTCGGCCCCGAGCGGCTCACGCCCGTTCCGTTTGAGCAGACGATCGACCGCACGCTTGCCGGCGAGTTCGACGCGGCCATCGTGATTCACGAAGGCCAGTTGACCTTTGAACGCGCCGGTCTGCACCTGGTGCTCGACCTCGGCGCGTGGTGGGAGGGCGAGACGGGACTGCCCCTGCCGCTCGGCCTGAACGTCATCCGTCGTGACCTGGATGACCAATGGGGACCGGGGACGATCGACGCCATTGAAAGACACCTGTCCGCATCCATCGAGTACGGACTGTCGCACCGGACTGCCGCGTTGAAACACGCGTCGCGGTTCGGGAGGGGCATCTCTGACGCCGACAACGACGCCTTTGTGCGGATGTACGTGAACGAGATGACCCGTGACATGGGTGACCGTGGTCGGCAGGCGATCGACGCCCTCATCGCCCACGGGGCGGCTCGCGGGCTGTGCCCCGCTGTGTCCTGA
- the asnB gene encoding asparagine synthase (glutamine-hydrolyzing) — protein MCGIGGIVRTDGQPIPEEWLDAIDARIAYRGPDGAGRFRDRVEFTDEKGEKRVIEVALIHRRLSIIDHTSGGQPMVSERGRTEAEGLVAVVFNGCIYNHRELRRELEARGRRFVTDHSDTEVLIHGWREWGEALPDHLEGMYAYAVWDRTSAQLFLARDQLGEKPLFYRAWLEEPHLPQSPPRGMAFSSDCWALIAIPFTEETPDSATLVHWAVRYAAFGYSGRMSQPYEGDGTIWEIDPGQAIKSDGAKTFHRIARDSLSNPDPAPPNPLPEGEGSLESLLERAVARRLEADVPLGCFLSGGVDSSLIAHFAKKHKPDLMTFTVRMPDPRYDESAHAEAVARHLGTNHRTLDVAMKPAEDLVHLIDLLGQPFGDSSILPAYWVSKAARQHVKVALSGDGGDELFLGYERYMAAPFLARHWRWLRLLPVGFLHGAHPKSRWNKLARLADMARDYPSIGLTAMESIFTQRQLRELIDLPSPSGRGAGGEVVSERDWSVPHQPLPDGRGSLPAGRGSLSAIEALRHFDLNHYLPGDLLRKTDTASMAVALEVRCPFLDRDLARAVLAMPIQQLIPGGERKGLLKQIARKHLPREVVDRPKMGFAIPIGEWFRDDDLPHRGAGMKTLLLDHLNSTEPFGPIQLNPRAVRRLIDEHMTGGFRGRDHSHRLFTLLTLSIWARGVGRAATRG, from the coding sequence ATGTGCGGCATCGGCGGTATCGTGCGCACCGATGGTCAGCCCATTCCCGAGGAATGGCTGGACGCGATCGATGCGCGCATCGCCTACCGCGGGCCGGACGGGGCGGGCCGTTTCCGCGACCGCGTCGAGTTCACCGATGAGAAGGGCGAGAAGCGGGTCATCGAGGTCGCCCTGATCCACCGGCGGCTGTCGATCATCGACCACACTTCCGGGGGGCAGCCGATGGTCAGCGAGCGCGGCCGCACCGAGGCCGAAGGGCTGGTGGCCGTGGTCTTCAATGGCTGCATCTACAACCATCGCGAACTGCGGCGGGAACTGGAGGCGAGGGGCCGCCGCTTCGTCACCGATCACTCGGACACGGAGGTGCTGATTCATGGGTGGCGGGAGTGGGGTGAAGCACTGCCCGATCATCTCGAAGGGATGTACGCGTATGCGGTGTGGGATCGGACTTCCGCGCAACTGTTTCTTGCTCGCGATCAATTAGGCGAGAAGCCGCTTTTCTACCGTGCGTGGTTGGAGGAACCGCATCTGCCGCAAAGCCCGCCGCGCGGGATGGCGTTTTCCAGCGATTGCTGGGCCTTGATCGCCATTCCATTCACAGAGGAAACGCCCGATTCAGCCACGCTTGTGCATTGGGCTGTTCGATATGCCGCATTCGGATATTCGGGTCGGATGTCGCAACCGTACGAGGGTGATGGAACCATCTGGGAGATTGATCCCGGCCAAGCAATCAAGAGCGATGGAGCGAAGACGTTCCATCGAATCGCGCGTGACTCGCTCTCGAATCCAGACCCCGCACCCCCAAACCCTCTCCCAGAGGGAGAGGGGAGTCTTGAATCCCTTCTCGAACGCGCCGTCGCCCGCCGCCTCGAAGCCGATGTCCCCCTCGGCTGCTTCCTTTCAGGCGGCGTCGATTCATCGCTCATCGCGCACTTCGCCAAGAAGCACAAGCCGGACCTGATGACGTTCACCGTGCGCATGCCCGACCCGCGGTATGACGAGTCGGCGCACGCGGAAGCGGTCGCCCGGCATCTCGGGACGAATCACCGCACGCTGGATGTGGCGATGAAGCCCGCGGAAGATCTCGTCCACCTCATCGACCTCCTCGGCCAGCCCTTCGGCGACTCCTCCATTCTGCCCGCGTACTGGGTGAGCAAGGCCGCGCGGCAGCACGTGAAGGTCGCCCTCTCCGGCGACGGGGGCGATGAACTGTTCCTTGGCTACGAGCGATACATGGCCGCGCCGTTCCTCGCGAGGCACTGGCGGTGGCTGCGGCTGCTGCCGGTTGGTTTCCTGCACGGCGCCCATCCGAAGTCGCGCTGGAACAAACTGGCGCGGCTGGCGGACATGGCCCGCGACTACCCGAGCATTGGCCTGACGGCGATGGAATCCATCTTCACGCAGCGGCAGTTGCGCGAGCTGATCGACCTCCCCTCTCCCTCCGGGAGAGGGGCCGGGGGTGAGGTCGTTTCCGAAAGAGACTGGTCCGTTCCGCACCAACCGCTCCCTGATGGTCGCGGCTCACTTCCAGCGGGTCGCGGCTCACTTTCAGCCATCGAAGCACTTCGCCATTTCGACCTCAACCACTACCTGCCCGGCGACCTGCTCCGCAAGACCGACACCGCCTCCATGGCGGTCGCCCTCGAAGTCCGCTGCCCTTTCCTCGACCGCGACCTGGCCCGCGCGGTGCTGGCCATGCCCATCCAGCAGCTCATCCCCGGCGGCGAGCGCAAGGGGCTGCTCAAGCAGATCGCCCGCAAACACCTGCCGCGCGAGGTGGTGGACCGGCCCAAGATGGGATTCGCCATCCCCATCGGCGAGTGGTTCCGCGATGACGACCTGCCCCACCGCGGCGCGGGGATGAAGACGCTGCTGCTCGACCACCTCAACTCGACGGAGCCCTTCGGCCCAATTCAACTCAACCCCAGAGCCGTGCGGCGACTCATCGACGAGCACATGACGGGTGGATTCCGGGGGCGTGACCACTCGCACCGCTTGTTCACGCTTCTCACGTTGTCGATCTGGGCGCGGGGGGTGGGCCGCGCTGCGACGCGCGGCTGA
- a CDS encoding trypsin-like peptidase domain-containing protein gives MSRKLLRSFAPAVCLAVVAAIPCLAQPVADEARREARRTPVVDVFEQCRDAVVNIAATQFVERRGLGDFDRLFDDFFELPIGPRRTVRQTSMGSGFVLHPSGYIVTNAHVVARTAERKVVFGDGEEHEAEVVALDTEHDLAILKIAATSPLKTLPLGRSDDLMVGETVIAIGNPLGYQHTVTAGVVSALDRTIEINDRLRFAGLIQTDASINPGNSGGPLLNVLGELIGVNTAIRGDAQNIGFAIPVDQLKKRLPEMLSIERRYRVETGLSLREGVGEVGGGVVVERVAPGSPAADAGVRPGDVIARVEDTPARGLVDYHIALLGHRPGDKVEMRLHRDGRTLMTTLELRERPLPDGLALARARLGVRLEELTAEQLAAAGLRGARALRVREVEPGSPAATIDMATGDFLVAVNGQFPASAGELGELLEGVRPGDAVSISFVRLSNRGRTQWTTAVRAR, from the coding sequence ATGTCAAGGAAACTGTTGCGTTCGTTTGCTCCCGCCGTGTGCCTGGCTGTCGTGGCGGCCATCCCCTGTCTGGCCCAGCCGGTCGCCGATGAGGCCCGGCGCGAGGCCCGGCGCACCCCGGTGGTGGATGTCTTCGAGCAGTGCCGGGACGCGGTGGTGAACATCGCCGCGACGCAGTTCGTCGAGCGGCGTGGTCTGGGAGACTTCGACCGGCTCTTCGATGATTTCTTCGAACTGCCCATCGGTCCGCGCCGAACGGTTCGCCAGACCAGCATGGGCAGCGGGTTCGTGCTCCATCCCTCGGGCTACATCGTCACCAACGCCCACGTGGTGGCTCGCACGGCGGAGCGCAAGGTGGTGTTCGGCGACGGCGAGGAGCATGAGGCCGAAGTGGTCGCGCTCGATACCGAGCACGATCTGGCGATTCTCAAGATCGCCGCGACCAGCCCGCTCAAGACGCTGCCGCTCGGTCGCAGCGACGACCTGATGGTCGGCGAAACCGTCATCGCCATCGGCAACCCGCTGGGATACCAGCACACGGTCACGGCCGGCGTGGTCAGCGCGCTGGACCGCACCATCGAAATCAACGATCGCCTGCGGTTCGCCGGGCTTATTCAGACCGACGCCAGCATCAACCCCGGGAACTCGGGCGGTCCGCTGCTCAACGTTCTGGGAGAACTGATCGGCGTCAACACGGCGATCCGAGGCGACGCCCAGAACATCGGGTTCGCCATTCCCGTTGATCAACTCAAGAAGCGCCTGCCTGAGATGCTCTCGATCGAACGCCGCTACCGCGTCGAGACGGGGCTGTCGCTGCGCGAAGGGGTCGGCGAAGTCGGAGGAGGCGTGGTCGTCGAGCGCGTCGCCCCCGGTTCACCCGCCGCCGACGCGGGAGTTCGGCCGGGCGACGTGATCGCGCGGGTTGAGGACACTCCAGCCAGGGGACTCGTGGATTATCACATCGCGCTCCTCGGTCACAGGCCGGGCGACAAGGTGGAAATGCGACTCCATCGCGACGGGCGAACGCTGATGACGACCCTCGAACTGCGCGAACGACCCCTGCCTGACGGATTGGCCCTGGCGCGGGCCCGGCTGGGCGTGCGGCTGGAGGAACTGACGGCGGAGCAGCTCGCCGCGGCGGGACTGCGCGGAGCCCGCGCTCTGCGCGTGCGCGAGGTCGAGCCGGGGAGCCCGGCGGCAACCATTGACATGGCGACGGGAGACTTCCTGGTGGCGGTCAATGGCCAGTTCCCCGCCAGCGCAGGTGAGCTGGGGGAGTTGCTTGAGGGCGTCAGACCCGGTGACGCGGTGAGCATCAGTTTCGTGCGTCTCTCCAATCGCGGCCGCACGCAATGGACGACCGCTGTTCGCGCACGATGA